A stretch of DNA from Takifugu rubripes chromosome 15, fTakRub1.2, whole genome shotgun sequence:
AAATGATTTTAAACATGTGCcccatgttgtttttaaattctgatAATATCACGTGAAAAGGTGTGCACAAgtacaaaataataaatgtgaaACACGataaatatgattaaaaaaaggataGTTTCAAAAGTATTTCGGCGTGTAGTTACAGCGTATGGCCACTAGATGGAAGTAAACAATCTTTATGTCTACATGTGCGCCCCCTGTGttcagcagaggaagaagacgcCGATTGCAGGTTAATAGCTGGATTAATTACAGGTGTGTTCGGTTACTAGGCGCCGCAGAGGATACCTGACCTCTCACGTTTTAATTCCCTTGGATTCATGTAACTCATGATTCGTGGGTTTTGTAATGTTGCGAAAAGAGTCAATTGAAGTTAAGTTTATTTGGAAATGAGGCGGTTAAAGTGCGAGAAAAGACGTGACTCCGGACTGTGTATCAAAAGAGATACGCCTCTGAAAACAGCagtgaggagaggaaacagtAAGAGCCACCAGCACACACGAACAGTGTCGATTCATGGAATAGATGCGTTTAAATCAATTAAATTGCTACGATAAGTTCAAAACTGTGTACATAAGAGAAGGAATGGAAGGAACAGAACACAGACAGGATCTGTGTTCTGTCCAgcataattaataaataaatttagCAAAAAGGTAGTTTTTTGAAATATAATTAGAattctggaaaagaaaatgatgtgaATTCATATAATTTTCTATGATCATATATATTATCATAGGGGGCCTGTATAAAGTCCTACTAGAGAAATAATGATTAACTTTTAGGTGgttattatttgattttttttttttttccaaccttTGCAGAGGGCCAGAGGTTTTTACCAATCCAGCATTATGAAGCTCTTCCTGAAGAATCTGAGGTGAAGCCCACTCAACGTAGTATTAGTGGTATTGTGATTAAGAAATAATGTGTTGATTTGTAACTGATACACATAGTTTTCATAAAATAAGGGTgtaaattctttctttttttcccctatgCAGAGGCTTTGAGGAGTATGTGTTGAGctgttttttggtttattttgttatttatttcctccctctttttttcctgcagagtAATATTAAGCCTGGTCACTGCCAATCATCTAAATTACAGGGATGCAGGTCTGCATTTATTGGGAACCCTGAAGACAATGCAGCCTTGCCTGCTGTGCCAATTTCTAGAAATTCCAGCCCCCATGTGTCCCCAGCAGCAAGCACAAAACCGTCAGTGACGTCTGGAAGCACCGCATCACTTAGCCTGGAGTCAGATTTGAGCTTCAGCTCTGATAACGATGAGGTCGATGATACTTGTTCCTGCACCTCTGCAGCTTCCGACAGCCTTCCCTCTCCAGAGATCTTCAGAAAAGAAACAAGCGGTCTGTGAGATGTCTGTATCTTCCTCCACAGCACCAgcttatttttctatttatatCTATTTTATAGAAGAAGTGCTATTTTCGCCTTTCAAGGAAGAGTTCCTGGCTGTTTGTCTTCACAATAAAAATTCTACCTTGCTGGATGCGAGCCACGCTGTCAGCATCCTCATGCATCCAGCCCCCAACCTTTCCACAATATCTGGTAATTTGACAAATTCCAACTCTAATCTTCAACAGCATATGTCAGAGGACTTGCTGTTCCTTTGTATGTATTGAGATCTACACATCTGTCTGCAGATAACTCTGCTCTTCGGGCAGACGCAAACCTGAAAGCCAAGTGAGTGTTAAATAGAGCTCATGCAGCATGTGAGTCaattttaaaagaatcaaatctAAATAATtagcttttttaaatttttatttttactatttGAAGGCAACATGGAGGAAGTGAAGCTGATGTCAAAATGGGGAGCTCGATCTCATCAGGTGTTgctttattttgtaattttatAATGAGTGATTGTGAATTAGACTGTGAATGacacagcttttattttacACATCACATTGTTCATTCTcaactttgtttctgttttggaaagCAACCAAAGTCCTTCAACCAAAAACTCCGCTAAAAGTAAGAcatctttttgttcttttttttttttttttaatgccttgCAATGCAAAAAGAGATACGAAAGTTATTCTGATTGTATTTAAGTCAATTTGTAATCTCACAGCTCCCCAAAAGAAAGCCCATTTTGTTTAGAAAGAAGGTGTGGTTCAAAAGCCCCCTGATTCAATCAAAAGATGCCCCAGCCAGCAAGTTACCAGTTCACTGTGACAATGAGCCGTTCCAAACCTCCAGCCCTGTTCAGCACATAAAACCGGAAGACAACACGTCCAACGGAGGTCAGATGGATCCTGAGGAGGCACCCCGGTCAAAGGTGAGGCTGAAAAGGTCAATCACGAAGACACCAGAGAGAGCAAAGTTCTTTCACTTCAGCAGCGACAGTGATGAGGAAGCATTCTTTCAGAGGATGAGAGAAAGGTGTGACAAGCTGTGGAgcattcctttttttcctctcacgGCTGAAACACTCTGAATGGTTCATCCTAAAgaaaaaatgcagtttaaaacTGTGGGGTGTAttatatatttaacatttatatttaacatttaagcCTGTATGATTTGGCTacaatattaaattaaaattagaaaaaaaaaaaattatatgtATGTAACAGTTATGTTTGCACGTTTTCTTGATTTCCTGCTTAGCAAAGTCAAGGTCTACAAAATGGCCGCTAGATGGCAGATCTGGCTTTTGTAAACGTCTGTAATCTTCTGTGAATCTTTTGTCTTCCTGAGTGTGGTtgatttgatatttaaaaataagccttttttttaaccttttgtgTATCTTAATCtcaacacattttctgttactCTCCCATGAACTTTAAATCCCAAATGTGGGATTTCAGTGAGCCACCTTTGCACATGGAGATGGGAAAGacgaagaaaaaacacaaaccaaagtACTGTAACATGAATAAATCGTGATCGTTGGATGTGTGAACGTTGTCATCTCTGAACGTCTTTCAAACGGCTGGCAGTTTACTTGTGGGATTTAAGGTGAATAAATTTCACGCAGTCGCGATTTGCAACAAAACATCAACACGGCGAATCCTCTTACCACGTGGTACACGGCCAAATatatcagccaatcagaaattTCGTAGTAGCAGCAGCGTcccatcagccaatcagaaaaaTGTTGCTGGTTACCAAGCAGCTCGCGTGACTAATTTCTGTCATATGACCGTGACACCCATGGAGACAGTTACAAGAAACAAGATTTGCTCCtggatttgaaaagaaaagtctGTACCGACTTTGTTTTGGTACAAAATGCCCCCGACTCTCTTCCACAAACTTTTTAACAAGAGAAATGCTTTTTCCTCGCCACCACCGAGATGCGGGAAAGAGGACCCAGCTTTCAGGTagctatttgtgtgtgtttgggttctgGTTTGTACGGATCTCTTTATATAGCGTTATTTGACTGTTTTCCGTGGCTTCCGGAAGCGTATTCAGCGGGATAATTTAAGCCCAGAACACTTTTTGTTAAACTTCAGTAGCCTGTAGTTTGCTCTAATTCAATGGTAAAGTAACTTGCACTCTACGGGGAGACGCGGGGTGAGTGGTTACGTGCCTGTCTGATGgagtgctaacatgctaatgctagcgaCCAGACGATAGCGCGGCTGCTGCACACGCTTCACACGCCTGATCCAGCCAGCACTTTCTGCTCGCCCACGCAAGCAACACGGCCTACATACTGCTATTAATAAAGGCACGCAAAGTTGGGGACGTGCGTTTCGCCGCGGTAAAATTATCCGCTGACGCCTACTGGGCACAAATGCTCACAAGTTTCATAATAATCGCCCGTCCGCCCCCCCTTTGTCTCCCccatctttgtgtttctgtggtaaCGGTGGAGTGAGAAAGGAGCCGCGGCGCTGGTCACGTTCTCCAGCTTATCAGGGCGATAACTCGGGACAAAGTACAACTGGCATCTCCTTTAGTTCTTCGGAGCTGCTTTACCCATTCTTAGCTAAAGCAGACGTCGCGTAGGGACACGGTGTGCTTTGTTTTAAAACACATGTGATCTCAGCATTGAGTGGATCACTGATAGATCCATTTTTAATCTAGCGTTACGATTTAAAGCAATGTGCCATTGTATGAACTATAGTGTAATGCAGGACTGAAGTTCATTTCCTGGTTCCCATGTGCAGATGGCCCTGACACTTCTTGGTCAGCGTCATCCCTCAGAATTCTCTTTTTAGTTTAAAACCACTTTATTTTATCAGTCAAATCCTGTCACCCATGACGGGGATATTGACCAGTCGTCGGGAGCTCAGTCCCCTGTGGTGCCACTTCCAGATTGGCCCCCTCTGCCAACGCACGTTCCATCCCCACAAAGGTACCATGTGCCACTAATATCAATGAAGTGTGTGTCTTTAAGTGTTTGGCTGGCCTCGCTCGGGGCggacaggcagacagcaggCTTTTCTGTTAACTCCATGGTCAGCTGTGCACTTCATACCTTTGGCATGAAGTCCCCATTCAACAGGCATGGATCGCTcagcaacaaaagcaggaaGGAGGAGTGATGATGTGCTGGAGACAACTTAAGGAAAACTTCATAACCTGAATAGAGAGGCTCTTATCTATTCTATCAGAGTTCTTGGTGAAAGTGTTTTTATGTAATACAAGTGTTGCACTTTTTCAAATGGTCTTGCCCTCTGGAATACCACACCGGGCACCAAATTGGGTAACCCCGAGAGGACCCCTAAAAAGAATCTCCTCTTTCCCCTGTTGCAGCATTTGACACCATACTGAACATTTCACAGCAAGCCCCTGGCTCTTCAGCCAGAATCATTGTACGACCCCCCCACAGCCAGAATACTTGTCTCCGCTGCCTCCGACCACTGATGTTTACTCGGGGCGGGGGGAAACTTTATCAACCTGGGCTCTTCAAACGGAGACTGCCACACAAAAGGACAGACATGTCGCAAGCGTGAGAGGGGATGTGTGCGCTCTCTTTAGCATTTTGTAACACGGAAGACTCAAAAATGGTGTAATCGCTCCCAGCTTTAATGCTGGATGATGCAGCTCACAAGTCATTTATTTAGCCGGTTTACATCTTTCTTCTCAGACGCGGTTTATTGATGCTCATTAAGGTTTGAAATCGGTGTGAGTGGGCTTTCATCTCGTATGAAGCTGATAGCTCGTGTAACCTTGAGGTGAGTTTTTAAAATGGATCACTCGCTCAGCACTCGGCATGTTTCTGATTGGACTTTTTCTCCATCTGTAAAATAATGCTTGAAGATGGAGGTCAAAAATACACAAGGCCTCGTATGTATTTTTAGTGATGCGTTTTAGACCGAAGGGGGTTAGAGAAGTACCGTAGTAGCGTCTGACTAATGTTACCGATTGGCACGCCGACCTTCCTCAATTGTGCCCTTTCGTAACGTGTGTGTCATGTGAGGCTTTCGTCCATCTCGGGGCGGTTTGTGGGGCAAAACCTCGGTCGACTCTCCGGCATAAATCTGCACCAATGGAAAGTGTGTGCATGAACATCAGATATCGGTGCAAACGATGCATGGCTACATTTGCAAGCTGCTTTGGTCCATGTTTGTGTTGAAATGCTGCAGGCTCGCCAGCATTCTGCAAAGTGGCGGCTGTCATCAGGTTGCTATCCGGGCTATTTTAAGTGACCACACACTGGTGGTCCTGAGCGTCAGAGAAGATCTAGTTTTACTTAAAAGTTGCTTCTTATATAAACACCGCTTGGCTCCTGTCACTTTAAGGGCGCGAGACATACTCTCTTGGGTGTATTTCTACAACTGTTGGGTAGCTCTTAAACAAAAATGATTCCATCAGTATTTGACAAATGGCACACATTGAGAATTTGTTAAAAAACCAATGCTATATCAGCCTTTTTGTAGCCTACAGTTTTGTATCTACATCAGTCAGGGCAAATCTAAAGCGTGATATTGGTACGCTGACTTAAGTTCTACAATCAGAAAACAAGACATGGTTGTAAAGTTGGATCTCCAAAAAGGAAACAGTTCTGACTCCTGGGAGCTTGGTTAATTTGGCTTTGGCTCTGAATaagaactgggggggggggggggcaacaggaaGTCAGGTTGTTAAACACAGGATGTGCTCTCTGCTTGGTATAATAGCTTTTTTTCTAAACTGAGCAATCAGTGGTTATTCTTACGTTGTGTACTTGTTGCAGATGCTGCCTTGTGATACTGTATAAGCTTTTTGTCATGAAACCAGAACTGTAGCTTGCCACAAGCTTAAGGACACCTTTTGTGTGATCCTTTTGTTACAGTCACGTCGCCGtctttccatttcctgtcaTGTGAACTCACAGGTTGTGACACATGAATGAACCACTGTGTACACATAGTTTCTAGATAATACATCAATAAAGGATGCACACAGGGAGGTGTATGGAGGCATAGTGCATCAGTAGGACATTGTAATAGTAATAAGTGACGACACTTGCTTTTAAACATGGATCTGGGTCATtgttttccacatttatttccAAATGATATCAATGGCTCTCAGAGTTTGAACTTGTTGTCACTGTGAGTCAGGTAGCCTCTGGATGCGTTGTCGCATCTTCTTTCTCACCACGTGATTGCTGGAAGATATTAGTCTTTAGTGGGGCCATAAGTAGAGAAAACCAGCCCGTATGCAGGCAGTCAGGTTGCTTTCTGGCAATAGCGCCAACAATAGTTGCGGTAAAAGGGCTTGTTTCAATGCAGTAAGGTCGACGTCTTCAGTTCTAGCTTTTTAATACAATTAAAATGTTCTGTTGATTTCAAAGACAGGCGGTCTTCTTGCTGTGGCGCTAGGTGCAGCGGTGCGTTATTAGACACGACTAGAACATTCCAAGGGCAGTTCTCGGAGACACCTCTGCCACGCGCAGCAGGAGGAACGGCAAACTCGGGACGGTGGTGACATTTATGTAACCGTCCCAGACAAACATGAGCGCACATGTGAACGTTCAGGGCGCTTACAGAGAGGTTAGAGAGCCAGGAGCCATCCCGTTGAGAAACAATGCAAATATCAACTGGTTGTCTGCAGTGCCGGGTACCCATTTATTTGTTCTTTGAAAGCTATATTATTGTGTTAATAACCAGTATTTAGAGATGATTAACTGCATTATTATATTTTCCAAAAGTTTATTTCAGTCGGGGTTCAGGGAAAATCATCACTCTTTGAGCTGTTTTCGCTGACCTTTTACTTTCGCTTCGCTGTTACAAATTTTACCACCAACCACAATCTGGGAAGTTTTCACTTATAAGCTCATCTGCTTTCAACTCTCTTCATTCAAAGACTTCTTTGTCAAGGCGGAACGTAAAAATTCTGCATCGCCCCAAAGTGGCGCAATGGAGAAATAAAGACCTGACACAAGAACAAATCCCCGCTGTCGTTGTCATCGCCGCGCTTTTTAGGAGCCGGCAGTCGCTGCCCTCATGCTGTCCGGCGCACACATTGCTCCCGGGATCACCTGACAGTCTCATGTTGTTGTGTGAATTTAGTTCACCGCTATTCTTAGACCCCCGCTTCGGCcgggagacgagaggagagggaagaggagataGAAGAGTAGAAAGgcagggagaaggttggggaaGGACTGGCAGAGTCGCAATGATGCCCAGGTAGGAGTTGCTAATATTTAACCAGGTCTAAGTCTTCGTGTGAAGCTCCGTCTGGTGCACTGGCATCGCTAACGTGCTGCAAATGCAGCTTCTGGTAAACATTCTGGGGATCGCGGTGTTGCCAAAGATCGACGTAAGCTCCTGAGCTCGGGATCGCACAATACAACCTTTTCTTATTAGTTCTGGCTTGTAAATTGGGGTGGATCTCTAGTTTCTAGAGTTCTTATTCTTACTTTTTACTTCAAGGTTGGAGGTGAGTGAATATTGGGGGCAGAGAAGGAAAACTAAGCTTCAAAAGCCTGGCTTTGAGTTGGAAGTGCGATTAAAATCTAGCCTAAAATTTAAAGAGAGCTGAGGCTTATTTCTAAAGTTCtcaggatttttttaaagcccTTTTTGGCGCCTAGAACAGAGGCTAAGGCAGTGCAAGTATGTAACAGTCATGTGCTGCTTTTATGAATGACTCCTCTCTTGTCAATGCTGTGACTGTCACAAGCTCACCGAGGGCATgcttccctctctgctctcgGTTTGCACCGCTGTCAGATGTCATTTCtttcacatttctgttttctgcGAACTTTTCCACAAGATTTGCAGTTGCTCATCCAACTTCAATACGACCACGCTCTTTTGAGGCTGTTTCAGCCAGACCCGGATGGTAATGAGCAAAAATGAAACTAGATGCAAAATAGCGCATCATGAAAAGTAGTTCTCCACCAGTCAGTTTGGGTTTGTCTTTTTAACCCCACACCAAATTTGCCTGGAACGGTTTCAGAAAACATGCTGTCATAAATACACGATTGAGGAACGGCTAAGTTCCCAGAAGGCATTGAAAGTGGGGTTATCTGCTGTGTTGATCTGGTTATTTCTGATCATTTGCTCAGCCTAAACTCACAGATTAGCATTTGTAATCTAATGTAATGGCAACGTTTGATCTCAGGAACTGTTGGCATTGACACGGAGCTTTGTGTGCCAAATGTCAGTGGAAGGTAATTTATGCCTTTTAGTACATACCTTTCACCATGTCAATGCTAAGAAATGGCTGCGTGTGCTATCTTTGCAAGTGAAATGGATTTAAGTGTTCTTTTTCCACCAGCCCATCTATGCTAATCATGTATTTAGGGATGCTCTCCGCTTCTTAATAAAAGGCTAAAATTAGGGCAGATTTGTGTCCATCTGCCTcacccgtccgtccatccgttgAGGCTGAAATCCTGGACCGTATCCGCGGGTCCAATTCCCTGTCATCACCTCCAGCCCATAAATCAAGCAGCAGAACCTGTTTCATAGAAGAGGTGACTGCCAGAGGACCACATACAGCATCGTGACATCCTGTACTGTACAGCATTGCTGGAGATGACCTGCATAAATATTGAGCTGGGCGATATCCCAAGTTACCTAGCAACAACTTTGGAGGAGAGATTTCCAGCAAAACTGCTTATCTGTTACTTAACTGGGCAACAATTTACTGGTTTTGCAATAACCCTACATTTATATTAACTCTTCAGGCTGTAAGGGTGCGCTTGACTGTGACCTTTTTAAAGGTGGTGGAGAGTTCATCTGATGACTGGATAGTTACCCATTCACCCCCAGTATTGATAGTTACCCATTCACCCCCAGTATTGATAGTTACCCATTCACCCCCAGTATTGATAGTTACCCATTCACCCCCAGTATTGGGGGAACTGTGGCTCAGGTGGTCACCTGAAGTGCACCTGAACTTTATGTGTCAAAGGATCCTTGAGCAAGTCTATGAACCCCAAAATAGCTCCCGATGCTGCGTCTCCGGTGCATGTGCACGTCCTCCTACTGTGGCCCCGTGCGAGGTCATATCTGCCACGTATAGGAATGTGAATGGGTGAATGCAGGCCTGTGGCGGGAGGCTCTCTGAGGGAGCCAGTTTACAATTTGGGTCCGTCTTTTATTAAATTGTAAcacgtttttattttttttttgtcttcaccTAGCTGGCCAGTCCCCCAGCTGGAGCCCAGTCAGATCAGACTGATAGTCTACCAGGACTGCGAGAGGCGCGGCAGAAATGTCCTCTTCGACTCCAACACAATGAAGAGGGGCCCGGAGGAAACACCCATCCCAGTGAGTCTCGCCAATTTTAAATCCAGTGTTATTTATAAAGTGCTGATTAAAGTGGAGATCACCTGCAGGGgatttacagaaacccagagtctgTCCCCTCAGGTAGGGAGAAACTCCCTGTTAACGGGGAGAACTCAGAAGCCCGAACAGCTCATACAAAGGAGGACGGGAGAGAATACAGACTAATGTGACACATTTTCCAGAAGTTGGAACCACAATTGTTAAAAATGTGGCAGAACCTGTTCTATTGCAGTTTCCAGTTTCTCACCTTTCTGTTGGTTGGAAGTTGTCATAGAAATTGTGTGACATTCAGTGACACTTTAAAGCTGAAGAAGACACTTGAAAGCTGCACTTGAAAGCTGCACTTTAGGGCGCCCAGTCTGCAGGACGTCATCTGCGTCCGACAGAAGGAAAAATTCCACTATCATTTGGTCTTCTGATGACTTAATTCCTAGTACTGAGAGGAAGAAGTGAAAGAACTTAACCGAAACCCCTGTCGTCTGTATCAGAGAACATCAGGTGACCAAAGCGACACGCCGGTTTCAGGATTGTGATGTTAACATTCTGGTTTCCCATTCaactgggagtgtgtgtttgtgctaaTAATCTCATTTGTAGGTGAGAAAAACCCGATGCTTGCACAGCCTCGATACTTTAATAAAAGCGGTGCGTGCCGTTGTCTGACCCTGACTGGTTTGTTCTGGGGCACTTATCTCAAATAATAATAGAATCAGCTGACAGGTCGCGTCGAAGCAGCATTCTTTGCTCCTCACATGACTGTTGTGTCACTCTCTCTCCGtcattctctctgtcttcacCTCCCGCCGCTTTGCTTTTGTTCCCGTTTGTCATCTGCAACTTTCTCACCCTTCGAGTTCCATCTTTCTACTCATGACTCCTGCCATACGTGGagataaatgcatttaaagggGCTTTCTGGAGTTGCAAAATCTGCAAATGAGTCTATTTTGAGTCAGCACTCAGACGACTGGTCAAatgagtcctttttttttttgcttgtttatCACTACATGATGGTTATCacatgatttttttatttttttccccaccaactTCGGATCAACACGAGAAAGAAGCAAAGCACAGAGCCCAGAATGTGGAACGTAGCGATAGCCTGTGACTCGACAGGATACTTTCAAGTCAAAAATTAGAGGTTCAGtttaggggggggggaggggaaggcaACATCGCAGCGCAGGAGCGGAGCGGCGAGATAAAGCCGAACTGGCtcggggagggaagggaagggttACTGCGCTGCTGGATCACGAGATCCTGCAAGAGTCATATGACTGGCAGTCACATGCTGCTGTCCTTTGTGTACACACCTCACATTGCAGTGCAGCAACAGCACGTACACACAGTCAAACAAATGCTCACTCAGTCGGTGTGGCTTcgttttggtgtgtgtgcattacAAACACTCGTAAATATAAAGTATAGTGAACAGCCTGCATTGGTTATGTAAAATGCCCCTGTCTGCATTTTAATGTCTCTTCGTTCATTCTCTTGCATGGACAGGAATTAGAAAGTGAATagttaccacacacacacacacacacacacacacct
This window harbors:
- the LOC101075393 gene encoding uncharacterized protein isoform X2, which produces MRRLKCEKRRDSGLCIKRDTPLKTAVRRGNKGQRFLPIQHYEALPEESESNIKPGHCQSSKLQGCRSAFIGNPEDNAALPAVPISRNSSPHVSPAASTKPSVTSGSTASLSLESDLSFSSDNDEVDDTCSCTSAASDSLPSPEIFRKETSEEVLFSPFKEEFLAVCLHNKNSTLLDASHAVSILMHPAPNLSTISDNSALRADANLKAKQHGGSEADVKMGSSISSATKVLQPKTPLKLPKRKPILFRKKVWFKSPLIQSKDAPASKLPVHCDNEPFQTSSPVQHIKPEDNTSNGGQMDPEEAPRSK
- the LOC101075393 gene encoding uncharacterized protein isoform X1; protein product: MRRLKCEKRRDSGLCIKRDTPLKTAVRRGNKGQRFLPIQHYEALPEESESNIKPGHCQSSKLQGCRSAFIGNPEDNAALPAVPISRNSSPHVSPAASTKPSVTSGSTASLSLESDLSFSSDNDEVDDTCSCTSAASDSLPSPEIFRKETSEEVLFSPFKEEFLAVCLHNKNSTLLDASHAVSILMHPAPNLSTISDNSALRADANLKAKQHGGSEADVKMGSSISSATKVLQPKTPLKLPKRKPILFRKKVWFKSPLIQSKDAPASKLPVHCDNEPFQTSSPVQHIKPEDNTSNGGQMDPEEAPRSKVRLKRSITKTPERAKFFHFSSDSDEEAFFQRMRERCDKLWSIPFFPLTAETL